A window of Panicum virgatum strain AP13 chromosome 8K, P.virgatum_v5, whole genome shotgun sequence contains these coding sequences:
- the LOC120646254 gene encoding uncharacterized protein LOC120646254: MATSIMLRTVLPVVFFAVLLSGTNGERCNTSSIQVETFNSGVVVSGGDTVFQVELKNLCPCAVRNVQLDARGFATSVDVDPAAFRADDGGVYYLVNGGEAIPSMATVSFQYAWDHFFQMTPRNMEVDGPC; this comes from the exons ATGGCAACCTCAATCATGCTTCGTACTGTCCTGCCTGTTGTGTTCTTCGCCGTCTTGCTAAGTG GAACCAATGGCGAGCGATGCAACACGTCGAGCATCCAGGTGGAGACCTTCAACTCAGGCGTCGTCGTATCCGGTGGGGACACGGTGTTCCAGGTGGAGCTCAAGAACCTGTGCCCGTGCGCCGTCAGGAATGTCCAGCTCGACGCCCGGGGCTTCGCCACGTCAGTGGACGTTGATCCTGCTGCGTTCCGTGCTGACGATGGAGGCGTCTACTACCTGGTGAACGGCGGCGAGGCAATCCCAAGCATGGCCACCGTCAGCTTCCAGTACGCCTGGGACCACTTCTTCCAGATGACTCCCAGGAACATGGAGGTAGACGGGCCGTGCTAA